GGCCTAGTCACCCACCAGGGCCGGCGGGCCGTCGTTTGCTTTAGGGGCCACGACCACCCGCGTAAAGGCCTTGCCGGCCGGGTGCAAATCGCCGCTGGCAATGCGCTGCACGGGGCCGAGCGCCTGGCCCATCGCGCCGCCCTTGGCGTCGGTGTGCACGGTGGTGAGGGGGTAGGCGCGGGCGTAGGGGGCCTGGGTGGAGTTAGTGAGGTAGATGTCGTAATCGGTATTGGGGGCCAGGGCGCGCAGGTTGAAGGTGGCTAGGTCCACGAGGCCTTCCGAGCGCAGGTTCATGGTGCCGGCGGCGGGTCCAGGGGTCGGGGGCCGTAGGTTACGGATGACCGTGGGCTGGTCGATGAGCTGCTGGCCGAGGTTGGCCGCGCTGGCCACACCCGAGGGCACGGCATCGGGCACGTACATCAGCGCCATCGGGGCCTGGCCGACCTTGATTTTGCCTAGTACTCGGTTGGTGGCCGTGCTCACGGCCACCGCCGAATCGCCGTTTTCGAGGCCCACGTACACCCGGCTGCCATCGCCCGCGGGCCAGATGCCGTGCGGATTGGCCCCCACCGCAATGGTCGCTAGCTGTTTAAAGCCCGGCTCGCGGCTGTACACCTTCACCACGTCTTCGCCGCCCACCGTCACGTAGGCCAGCTTGCCGGTGGGCAGGTCCACCGTGGCGACATGGTTGGTGATGGGCCCCGTCGTCAGCACGCCGCTGATGGTCAAGGTCTTGGTATCGAGCACCGATACTTTGCCCACGTCCTTGTGCGTGAACCAGATTTGCTGGCCGTCTTTGGTGGGAAAGATGTTGGGCGAGAACGGGCTGACGACGGGTATTTTCTTGATAACCTTATAGGTAGCCACGTCCACCACCGCCAGCTCGGGCGAGAAGCTGGAGCACACGAAGGCCCGCTTGCCATCGGGGCTGAAGGCGATTTGGCCCGGCCCGTTGGGCACCTGGATGCGACGGGTTTCGCGCAGCGTGGCGGCATCAATCACCGAGAGGTAGTCCTCGCCGCGCACCGTCACCCATACCTCCTTGCCATCGGGGCGGAAGGTGGGCTCGTGCGGGGCGCGGCCTACGTACACGCTGCCTTTCAGGGCATTAGTGGCCGTTTCGATAAACGTGACGTTGTTGGAGCCCACCGACACCACGGCCAGCAGCCGGTGGTCGGGCGAGGCCCCCAGGCCGTGCACCAGCGCCTGCCCCCGGTAGAGGGCCGACGTTAAATCGGGCTGCGGCTTGCCTAGTATCACCTGGCCCAGCAGCTTGTTATCCATCGGGTCGATAACGGACACGGTGTTGGAAATCTGGTCGGCGGTATACACCCGGTCGCGGTGGCTTACGGCCTGGGCTCGGGCAGCGGTGCCGGCCAGCAGCAGGGCGGGTAGGAGAAGGTATTTCATTGACAATAAGAATGTAGCGCGGGCTCTGCGAGTCCGCACGTGGGGTAATTCGGGCAACGCGCGGACTCGCAGAGTCCACGCTAAACGCTACCTAGGGCTTGGCCGGGTGCTGCTTCAGCCAGGCTTGCATCTGCTGAATCTCGACCTGCTGCTCGGCGATGATGCTCTGGGCCAGGCGGCGCAGGGCCGGGTCTTTGCCGTAGAGGAGTTGCAGGCGGGCCATGTCCACGGCTCCCTGGTGGTGCGGCACCATCATGGCCGCAAAGCTGGCGTCGATGTCGGCAGGGTTGGCCCCGTCCATGCGGCGCATGCCTTCGTCCATCACCACCATCACCGAGTCCATGCCGTGCTGGAAGGCAGCCACCGGGCTGCCGGGTTTGGCGGCGGGCATCGTCATACCGGCCATGCCGGCGTGACTCATGCCGGCCATGTGGTGCTGGGCCCGGGCGGCGGAGGTGGTCCCGAGCAGCAGGCCGAAAAGCAGGAGGGTGTTTTTCACGTTCGTTTTGGCGACCAGGTAATAGCGTTGGCCGCTCAAACGTACGGGCTTCGCGGGGCGCTAGCTACGGCCCGGCGGCGAGTTGGCCTTATTGCGGGCTGAATTGGCTTTTTTGGGTGAGGCGGGCCGCTAGCAAAGTCTGCCCCTCACCCAAACCGCTTTAAAAACTGCTGAATAACTGTGTTGTAGCTGCGCGACGACGTAACGTGCAGCCCATTCGCCATCCGAAACAAGTACTCGCCGTGCGCCCACGGCTTAAACTCCATAATATGCTCGGTCTGAATAACAACCGAGCGGTGGATGCGCAGAAAATGGGCCGGGTCGAGGCGCTCGGCCAGCTGGCTTAGGGTGGCCCGCAGCGGATGGGTGGCCCCGGCCAGGTGCAGCAGCACGCCGCTGCTGGTGGCTTCGAGGTAGCACACGTCGGCGGCGGGCACGAAAAACTGCCGCTCCGGCTGCTTCACCAGGAAACGGTCCTGATAGTCGGGTAGGGGGGTAGGGGCGGCCGGGGGCCAGGCGCGGAGCAGGGCTGCCAGGTCGGCCCCGGCGGCGTGGGTATCGCGCTGGTTTATTTGTAGTTGCACCCGGTGCACACAGTCGGCAAAGCGGTCGGGGTCGAGGGGCTTCAATAGGTAATCGACCGCGTGCAGGCCGAAGGCGGCCACGGCATACTGGTCGTAGGCCGTCACGAACACCACCAGGGGGAGGGGCTGACCGACGGCCCGCAACTGTTGCAGCACCTGCACCCCGTCGAGGCCGGGCATCTGCACGTCCAGAAACACCACGTCGTAGCCGCCGGCTTGCAGGGCAGCCAGGGCCTCGGGGCCGTTGGCGCACTCGCCGGCCACGGCCAGGGCGGGGAAGTCGGCTAGCAGCTCGCGCAGCAAGTGGCGGGCCAAAGGCTCATCATCTACCAGCAGAGTATGGATGCTAGCGCTCATGCTGTTACGAGGGATTGGCCGGCCGGCGCGGCGGCCACGAAGGGCAGCGACAGCCGCAGGCAGTAGCCCTGGCCGGGAGCGGTGTCCACGGTTACGGCGTAGTCGGGGCCGTAGCGGGTGGCCAGGCGGCTTTCGAGGTTGCGCAGGCCGATGCCGCGGGCGGCGGTGTTGGTGGTGCCCCGGCCGTTGTCCTGCACTTGCACCAGCAGCCGCCCACCCTGCTGCCGGGCGCTGATGGCCAGCTCGCCTGCTCCCGCCTGCGGGGCCAGGCCGTGGCGCACGGCGTTCTCCACCACCGGCTGCAACAGCAGGGCTGGCAGTAGCGCGCCCTCGGTACCGGGCGTGACGTCATAGGCCACGACCAGGCGGTCGGGAAAGCGGGTTTGCTCGATTTCGAGGTAGAGGCGCGTGAGGTGCAGCTCCTGCGCCAGGGTCACCTCGTGGGCATCGGCGCCGTCGAGCACCAGCCGCAGAAACTGGCTGAGTTGGGCCAGCATCCGGCGGGCGGCCTTCACGTCGGCACTCATCAAAGCCGATACTGCATTGAGCGAGTTGAAGAGAAAATGGGGCTGGAGCTGCATTTTGAGCGCTTGCAACTGCGCCTGCACCAGTTGGGTTTCGAGCTGGGCGGCCCGCAGCTGGCCCTCCCGAAACCGCTCGCGGTACTGCACGGCGTAGGCAATGCAGAGCAGCATCCAGTAGATAGGCACCCAGTTGTTGGCATTGGCTACCACGCTGGCCAGCGAAAAGCCGCCCGGCAAGGCCCCCACCGCGTCCATCGCCCCAGCATACACGAGGCGGTAGGCCAGGGTGAGCCCGTAGCTGGCCGCCGCGTGCGCCAGCAGCTTGGGCAGCCAGCGCCGCCGCTCAGTGAGGTCGAAGCGGGCCGCCAGCGCAAACACTACCGGCGTCAACAGCCCCCAAATCAGCCCGTGCAGCAAGCGCCCGCCCAGCGCCTCGCGCCAGTCGGTGGGCGTGCCGGCCGACAG
This region of Hymenobacter sp. GOD-10R genomic DNA includes:
- a CDS encoding YncE family protein, producing MKYLLLPALLLAGTAARAQAVSHRDRVYTADQISNTVSVIDPMDNKLLGQVILGKPQPDLTSALYRGQALVHGLGASPDHRLLAVVSVGSNNVTFIETATNALKGSVYVGRAPHEPTFRPDGKEVWVTVRGEDYLSVIDAATLRETRRIQVPNGPGQIAFSPDGKRAFVCSSFSPELAVVDVATYKVIKKIPVVSPFSPNIFPTKDGQQIWFTHKDVGKVSVLDTKTLTISGVLTTGPITNHVATVDLPTGKLAYVTVGGEDVVKVYSREPGFKQLATIAVGANPHGIWPAGDGSRVYVGLENGDSAVAVSTATNRVLGKIKVGQAPMALMYVPDAVPSGVASAANLGQQLIDQPTVIRNLRPPTPGPAAGTMNLRSEGLVDLATFNLRALAPNTDYDIYLTNSTQAPYARAYPLTTVHTDAKGGAMGQALGPVQRIASGDLHPAGKAFTRVVVAPKANDGPPALVGD
- a CDS encoding DUF305 domain-containing protein, whose protein sequence is MAAFQHGMDSVMVVMDEGMRRMDGANPADIDASFAAMMVPHHQGAVDMARLQLLYGKDPALRRLAQSIIAEQQVEIQQMQAWLKQHPAKP
- a CDS encoding LytTR family DNA-binding domain-containing protein; its protein translation is MSASIHTLLVDDEPLARHLLRELLADFPALAVAGECANGPEALAALQAGGYDVVFLDVQMPGLDGVQVLQQLRAVGQPLPLVVFVTAYDQYAVAAFGLHAVDYLLKPLDPDRFADCVHRVQLQINQRDTHAAGADLAALLRAWPPAAPTPLPDYQDRFLVKQPERQFFVPAADVCYLEATSSGVLLHLAGATHPLRATLSQLAERLDPAHFLRIHRSVVIQTEHIMEFKPWAHGEYLFRMANGLHVTSSRSYNTVIQQFLKRFG
- a CDS encoding sensor histidine kinase; this encodes MRAEQPFSATTPRPPLVAGPVIALAWLLFSGFMVLLIFGQNLSAGTPTDWREALGGRLLHGLIWGLLTPVVFALAARFDLTERRRWLPKLLAHAAASYGLTLAYRLVYAGAMDAVGALPGGFSLASVVANANNWVPIYWMLLCIAYAVQYRERFREGQLRAAQLETQLVQAQLQALKMQLQPHFLFNSLNAVSALMSADVKAARRMLAQLSQFLRLVLDGADAHEVTLAQELHLTRLYLEIEQTRFPDRLVVAYDVTPGTEGALLPALLLQPVVENAVRHGLAPQAGAGELAISARQQGGRLLVQVQDNGRGTTNTAARGIGLRNLESRLATRYGPDYAVTVDTAPGQGYCLRLSLPFVAAAPAGQSLVTA